In Natrinema sp. SYSU A 869, the following proteins share a genomic window:
- a CDS encoding BCCT family transporter, which translates to MVDSEPNDRFTRFVDELDVPVFLVGFLTALVAVVGFALAPDTAANAMNSVNSALWQNVGWMYILAMFFVVVFALFLVFGPWGTIKLGKPDEEPQYSFLSYFAMLYSAGIAAGIVFWGPAEAIFHYDTVPPFVGAESQTAGAAVGAVQYTFFHWGISAWAAYAIMSLPIAFYAYRHDAPMRISTVLAPFLGVDNLDNGWAKLVDILAVFATLGGIATTLGFVGSQFLTGIEYTTGISVGDAGTVLTITGLTIAFTLSVTLGIKKGIRRVSQFNLGLFMIVMLLAFVLGPSVYIMTVTTEAIGQYINQFVAMSFFMNTGNGASWVGSWTIFYWAWWFSWTPFVGLFIARISRGRTIRQVVSTGVLASTAITIPWFGIMGGAAIKLQSTNAANILGAISEYGVAGSGYPLFEALPLGGVLNLLFLLLITTFFVTSADSSTLALGMLTTGGKLNPSTINRVIWGALVGSLASLLMVVGGVDALQASAIITGGPFAIITILAVLAISYPCREICPLFFDTDQSDTVSRSSATLDASEEMSAEGTDDD; encoded by the coding sequence ATGGTTGATTCTGAGCCAAACGATCGGTTCACTCGGTTCGTAGACGAACTCGACGTTCCCGTGTTTCTCGTCGGGTTCCTCACGGCGTTAGTAGCAGTCGTCGGGTTCGCGCTGGCGCCGGACACAGCCGCCAACGCTATGAACAGTGTGAACTCGGCTCTGTGGCAAAACGTCGGCTGGATGTACATCCTCGCGATGTTCTTCGTCGTGGTGTTCGCGTTGTTCCTAGTGTTCGGTCCGTGGGGAACCATCAAACTCGGCAAGCCGGACGAGGAGCCGCAGTACAGCTTCCTGTCGTACTTTGCGATGTTGTACTCGGCCGGAATTGCGGCTGGAATCGTCTTCTGGGGCCCGGCGGAGGCGATCTTCCACTACGACACGGTCCCGCCATTCGTCGGCGCCGAGTCACAGACGGCCGGCGCAGCGGTCGGTGCTGTTCAGTACACATTCTTCCACTGGGGTATTTCTGCGTGGGCTGCGTACGCTATCATGTCGCTTCCCATAGCGTTCTACGCGTACCGGCACGACGCGCCCATGCGGATCTCGACTGTACTCGCCCCGTTCCTCGGCGTCGACAATCTGGACAACGGCTGGGCGAAACTGGTAGACATCCTCGCGGTGTTCGCAACCCTTGGCGGTATCGCGACGACGCTGGGGTTCGTCGGGAGCCAGTTCCTGACCGGCATCGAGTACACCACCGGGATATCAGTCGGTGACGCCGGGACGGTTCTGACGATTACCGGCCTGACAATCGCGTTTACGCTGTCTGTGACGTTAGGTATCAAGAAGGGGATCCGTCGGGTGTCCCAGTTCAACCTGGGGCTGTTCATGATTGTCATGCTGTTGGCGTTCGTGCTGGGTCCGTCAGTGTACATCATGACGGTCACGACGGAAGCGATCGGGCAGTACATCAACCAGTTCGTCGCGATGAGTTTCTTCATGAACACGGGCAACGGTGCGAGCTGGGTCGGTAGCTGGACCATCTTCTACTGGGCCTGGTGGTTCTCCTGGACGCCGTTCGTCGGTCTGTTCATCGCTCGCATTTCGCGCGGCCGTACGATCAGGCAGGTCGTCTCTACGGGCGTCCTGGCGTCAACGGCGATAACAATTCCGTGGTTCGGGATCATGGGTGGTGCCGCGATCAAGCTACAATCGACCAACGCGGCGAATATCCTAGGTGCCATCTCCGAGTACGGTGTCGCTGGCTCCGGGTACCCATTATTCGAGGCGCTTCCCCTCGGTGGCGTACTGAACCTCCTGTTCTTGCTGTTGATCACGACGTTCTTCGTCACGTCGGCAGACTCCTCAACGCTGGCGCTGGGGATGCTCACGACCGGCGGTAAACTCAACCCGTCTACGATCAACCGCGTGATCTGGGGGGCCTTGGTCGGGTCGCTAGCGTCCCTGCTAATGGTTGTCGGCGGTGTCGATGCGCTTCAAGCGTCGGCGATCATCACCGGCGGTCCATTCGCCATCATCACTATCCTCGCGGTGCTGGCGATCAGTTACCCCTGTCGGGAAATCTGTCCGTTGTTCTTCGACACCGATCAATCGGACACCGTGTCGCGCTCGTCCGCGACACTCGACGCTTCAGAGGAGATGTCAGCCGAAGGGACAGATGATGACTGA
- the glyA gene encoding serine hydroxymethyltransferase: protein MAFKQSLEQIDPNTAEAIDLERERQESTLGMIASENHVSKAVLEAQGSVLTNKYAEGYPGGRYYGGCQHVDTVEELAIERAKELFGVDHANVQPHSGTQANMGVYFSVLEPGDKILSLSLSHGGHLSHGHNVNFSGQLYDVEQYEVDPETGYIDYDELESHAHEFDPDIIVSGSSAYPREFKYERIGNIADTVDAYHLADIAHVTGLIAAGVHESPVEHAEFVTGSTHKTIRAGRGGIIMCDEEFADDINSAVFPGAQGGPLMHSVAGKAAGFAEASTDGFQSYAVQIIANADTLADKFDDRGLSLVSGGTDKHLMLVDLRDSHPDITGKEAEELLSDVGIIVNKNTVPGETRSPMVTSGIRVGTPALTTRGFGEKEMKTVADLIVDVLDNPEDEEIHDRAASTVEHLCQEFPIYG from the coding sequence ATGGCGTTCAAACAGTCACTCGAGCAGATAGATCCGAATACGGCTGAGGCTATCGACCTCGAGCGTGAGCGGCAGGAATCGACGCTAGGGATGATCGCCTCCGAAAATCACGTCTCGAAAGCTGTGCTCGAAGCACAGGGGAGCGTCCTCACGAACAAGTACGCTGAGGGATACCCCGGCGGGAGATACTACGGCGGCTGCCAACACGTCGACACCGTCGAGGAACTCGCTATCGAACGCGCAAAGGAACTGTTCGGAGTCGACCACGCCAACGTGCAGCCCCACAGCGGTACGCAGGCCAACATGGGCGTGTACTTCTCCGTGCTCGAACCGGGCGACAAGATACTGTCGCTGTCACTCTCGCACGGTGGACACCTCTCTCACGGCCACAACGTCAACTTCTCGGGACAGCTCTACGATGTCGAACAGTACGAGGTCGACCCCGAGACGGGCTACATCGATTATGACGAACTGGAGAGCCACGCTCACGAGTTCGACCCGGACATCATCGTTAGTGGCTCCTCGGCGTATCCCCGCGAATTCAAGTACGAACGTATCGGCAATATCGCGGACACGGTCGACGCGTACCACCTCGCGGACATCGCTCACGTGACGGGACTCATCGCTGCCGGCGTCCACGAATCGCCAGTCGAACATGCGGAGTTTGTCACCGGGAGCACGCACAAGACGATCCGCGCCGGCCGCGGCGGCATCATCATGTGTGACGAGGAGTTTGCGGACGACATCAACTCCGCAGTGTTCCCCGGCGCGCAGGGGGGGCCATTGATGCACAGCGTGGCCGGCAAGGCCGCAGGGTTCGCAGAAGCGAGCACCGATGGGTTCCAGTCCTACGCTGTGCAGATCATAGCTAACGCGGATACGCTCGCCGACAAGTTCGATGACCGAGGACTCTCGCTGGTGAGTGGTGGAACGGACAAGCACCTCATGCTCGTGGATCTCCGCGACTCCCACCCCGATATCACAGGTAAGGAAGCCGAAGAGCTACTGTCCGACGTCGGCATCATCGTCAACAAGAACACCGTTCCTGGTGAAACGCGGTCGCCGATGGTTACCAGCGGGATCCGCGTCGGCACGCCGGCGCTCACGACCCGGGGATTCGGAGAAAAGGAGATGAAGACCGTCGCCGACCTCATCGTGGACGTGCTCGACAATCCCGAAGACGAGGAAATTCACGACCGAGCCGCTTCGACAGTCGAACACCTTTGCCAAGAGTTCCCGATCTACGGGTAG
- a CDS encoding tetrahydrofolate dehydrogenase/cyclohydrolase catalytic domain-containing protein translates to MIDGNEIADRIKTELEVCVETLGDHGVTPGLATVLMSDDSASETYVNMKQRACEEIGIEGRHHELDPETSSDTLEGRIEALNENPDVHGILVQMPVPDHVDEQTILERIDPMKDVDGFHPENVGKLVTGDSQLKPCTPHGIQRLLAATGVETAGKDVVIVGRSNIVGKPMMNLLVQKDNLGNATVTTCHSRTNNLAEKTRNADVVIAAAGVPELIDGSMLSEDTVVIDVGVNRVDADDDKGYELVGDVEFESAAEQASAITPVPGGVGPMTIAMLLYNTVKAASLQKNVDVDLP, encoded by the coding sequence ATCATCGATGGAAACGAGATTGCGGATCGAATCAAGACAGAATTGGAAGTGTGCGTCGAAACACTCGGTGATCACGGCGTCACGCCCGGTCTCGCGACGGTGCTGATGAGCGACGACAGCGCGAGCGAGACGTACGTGAACATGAAACAGCGGGCGTGCGAGGAGATCGGGATCGAAGGGCGTCACCACGAACTCGATCCCGAGACGTCGTCGGACACACTAGAAGGCCGGATAGAGGCGTTGAACGAAAACCCGGACGTACACGGGATTCTCGTCCAGATGCCGGTCCCCGACCACGTTGACGAGCAAACCATCCTCGAACGGATCGATCCGATGAAGGACGTCGATGGGTTCCATCCGGAGAACGTTGGCAAACTCGTCACGGGGGATTCCCAGCTCAAGCCGTGTACTCCACATGGTATCCAGCGACTGCTCGCCGCCACGGGGGTGGAGACGGCAGGAAAAGACGTCGTGATCGTCGGCAGGTCCAACATCGTAGGGAAACCGATGATGAACCTTCTCGTCCAGAAGGACAATCTAGGTAACGCAACGGTGACTACCTGTCACTCCCGAACGAATAATCTCGCAGAGAAAACAAGAAACGCGGACGTCGTTATCGCTGCCGCCGGCGTCCCAGAACTGATCGACGGATCGATGCTGTCGGAAGACACCGTTGTCATCGACGTAGGCGTCAACCGTGTCGACGCGGACGACGACAAGGGGTACGAACTCGTGGGCGACGTCGAGTTCGAAAGTGCCGCGGAGCAAGCCAGTGCCATCACGCCGGTGCCCGGCGGCGTCGGACCGATGACGATCGCGATGTTGCTCTACAACACTGTCAAGGCGGCCAGCCTTCAGAAGAACGTCGACGTCGATCTTCCCTGA
- a CDS encoding Rid family detoxifying hydrolase — translation MKRAISTDDAPAAVGAYSQATTNGELLFTAGQLPLTTDGQLLDDAPVGEQTRKCLENVSAILQSEEGSMDDVLKTTVFLDDIDDFDEFNQAYSEFFDEEPPARSAVEVGRVPKGAAVEIEALAVIE, via the coding sequence ATGAAGCGTGCAATCAGTACCGACGATGCTCCGGCAGCCGTGGGCGCGTACAGTCAGGCAACTACGAACGGTGAGCTGCTTTTCACCGCAGGTCAGCTCCCGCTTACAACAGACGGTCAACTCCTCGACGATGCGCCGGTCGGTGAACAGACCCGGAAATGTCTTGAAAACGTCAGCGCGATTCTCCAGTCCGAAGAGGGATCGATGGACGATGTCCTCAAGACGACCGTATTCCTCGATGATATCGATGACTTCGACGAGTTCAACCAAGCGTACAGCGAGTTCTTCGACGAAGAGCCGCCTGCCAGAAGCGCCGTTGAGGTCGGCCGCGTTCCCAAGGGGGCGGCAGTCGAAATCGAGGCGCTCGCGGTAATCGAGTAA
- a CDS encoding FAD-dependent oxidoreductase, whose amino-acid sequence MSTDSVPSRADTVVIGAGAVGCSVAYHLTELGAEDVVVLDQGPLPVTGGSSTHAPGIMFQTSPSKIQTKTAHYTSRLLKDAGVYREVGGIEVARSEERMDFLERRVEWAKSYGLPDPQLLEPEEVVEHLPLVDEDEILGGYYSPTDGVVSGTDALQWYMEESSADFYGNTEVTDIETAAGEVQAVETDQGRIECGRCVLATNNWAYQTGQMVDLDLPIAPVEHQYVVTDSLENLRGNDSSLGDATAGLEVPGDRNITEFMAQPPDRPVGRDQDNSLYFRTHGDGYGLGSYNHEPLVVDPDEMGKNTDESQASVHSFTEKHWTKPTHPNRDKSPQQAFDELLPATQDKEFQVTENGIFVYTPDGMPVIGETPEIDGLWTGLAVWWTHSGGYGRILAEWMENGVPRLPSGPVDTSGIHVARFAPHAGNKEYLMDRGGKRYEQVYSIVEPRWQPNEHRGLRESPFHPQQAEIGAEFSQSGGWETAQRYEYNEDLVEKYEDQIPEQDGWQGINRSPIEGAEHLHTRENVSMYDMTSFSSIMVEGDDADEFLQQVCSNDMEISVGRVRYTTLLNEGGNVIADLTVARLDDDEYMVSTGGGNSPGIHGSWLQKHAPETVSVTVEESAKCTVGLWGPKSRLLLQRVTDADVSNDGFPYFGCKRMYVGDVPVIALRVSYVGELGWELWAPSEYGRKLWDTLWKAGQDLDVRPIGDSALESMRLEKGFRLWGTDIDTDVNPLEAGLPFAVDLDTEFIGKEALAEAKDDGLDSQVACLTLDDSTDVMLGGRPVLADGEVLGYVQAGDFGYSVQESIAYTYLPSEYAEAGTSVQIQCEGETYDATVRDEPLFDPGRDKSSGDRTIPI is encoded by the coding sequence ATGAGCACAGATAGCGTTCCGTCACGAGCAGATACTGTCGTCATCGGTGCGGGTGCCGTCGGTTGTAGCGTCGCATACCACTTGACTGAACTCGGGGCGGAGGACGTCGTCGTTCTCGATCAGGGACCGCTTCCGGTGACCGGTGGCTCCTCCACGCACGCTCCGGGGATCATGTTTCAGACGTCACCGTCGAAGATACAGACGAAGACGGCTCACTACACGAGCCGACTACTGAAAGACGCCGGCGTCTACAGGGAAGTCGGCGGTATCGAAGTTGCACGATCGGAGGAGCGCATGGACTTCCTCGAGCGCCGCGTCGAGTGGGCGAAGTCCTACGGGCTCCCCGATCCGCAACTACTCGAGCCCGAGGAAGTCGTGGAGCACCTGCCGCTCGTCGACGAGGACGAGATCCTCGGCGGGTACTACTCCCCGACGGACGGTGTGGTGTCCGGCACTGACGCCCTCCAGTGGTACATGGAGGAATCGTCCGCCGACTTCTACGGTAACACTGAGGTGACGGACATCGAGACGGCGGCGGGCGAAGTGCAAGCTGTCGAGACCGATCAGGGACGAATCGAGTGCGGGCGGTGCGTCCTCGCGACGAACAACTGGGCGTACCAGACCGGACAGATGGTCGACCTCGATCTTCCGATCGCACCCGTCGAACATCAGTACGTCGTCACCGACTCTCTGGAGAATCTCCGAGGAAACGACTCGTCGCTCGGTGACGCTACGGCCGGTCTCGAGGTGCCTGGGGATCGGAATATCACCGAGTTCATGGCCCAGCCTCCGGATAGACCGGTCGGCCGCGATCAGGACAACTCGCTGTACTTCCGTACTCACGGCGACGGGTACGGACTCGGGTCGTACAACCACGAACCCCTGGTCGTCGATCCCGACGAGATGGGGAAAAACACCGACGAGAGTCAGGCCTCGGTTCACAGTTTCACCGAGAAACACTGGACGAAGCCAACTCATCCGAACCGGGACAAATCCCCGCAGCAGGCGTTCGACGAACTCCTTCCCGCCACTCAGGACAAGGAGTTCCAAGTTACCGAGAACGGTATCTTCGTCTACACGCCCGACGGGATGCCCGTCATCGGCGAAACCCCCGAAATCGACGGCCTGTGGACCGGATTGGCGGTCTGGTGGACGCACTCGGGCGGGTACGGCCGAATCCTCGCGGAGTGGATGGAGAACGGCGTCCCCCGCCTTCCGTCCGGGCCGGTCGACACAAGCGGCATCCACGTCGCTCGGTTCGCGCCCCACGCGGGTAACAAAGAGTACCTTATGGACCGCGGTGGGAAGCGATACGAGCAAGTGTACAGCATCGTCGAACCGCGCTGGCAACCGAACGAGCACCGGGGACTGCGCGAGAGCCCCTTCCATCCGCAGCAGGCGGAAATCGGCGCCGAGTTCTCCCAGAGCGGCGGCTGGGAAACTGCGCAGCGGTACGAGTACAACGAGGATCTCGTCGAGAAGTACGAGGACCAGATCCCGGAGCAGGACGGTTGGCAGGGGATCAACCGATCGCCGATCGAGGGCGCAGAGCACCTCCACACCCGAGAAAACGTCTCCATGTACGATATGACATCGTTCAGCTCGATCATGGTGGAGGGCGACGACGCCGACGAGTTCCTCCAGCAAGTCTGTAGCAACGACATGGAGATCAGCGTCGGGCGGGTTCGCTACACTACGTTGCTGAATGAGGGCGGCAACGTAATCGCGGACCTGACCGTGGCTCGCCTCGACGACGATGAGTACATGGTGTCCACCGGCGGCGGCAATTCGCCGGGGATCCACGGCTCCTGGCTCCAGAAGCATGCTCCCGAGACCGTCTCCGTCACCGTCGAGGAGTCGGCGAAGTGCACCGTCGGACTGTGGGGACCGAAGTCTCGGCTGTTACTCCAGCGAGTCACTGACGCCGACGTCTCTAACGACGGCTTCCCGTACTTCGGCTGTAAGCGTATGTACGTCGGCGACGTGCCGGTGATTGCACTCCGGGTGTCGTACGTGGGCGAGCTCGGTTGGGAACTGTGGGCCCCGTCGGAGTACGGTCGGAAGCTCTGGGACACCCTGTGGAAGGCCGGCCAAGACCTCGACGTCAGACCAATAGGCGACAGTGCACTCGAGTCGATGCGCCTCGAGAAGGGATTCCGCCTGTGGGGAACCGACATCGATACGGACGTCAACCCGCTCGAGGCCGGACTTCCTTTCGCCGTCGACCTCGATACGGAGTTCATCGGGAAAGAGGCGCTCGCCGAGGCCAAAGACGATGGCCTCGACAGCCAAGTCGCCTGTCTGACGCTGGACGATTCGACTGACGTGATGCTCGGCGGTCGGCCGGTTCTCGCGGATGGCGAGGTTCTCGGATACGTGCAGGCTGGCGACTTCGGCTACTCGGTTCAGGAGTCGATCGCCTACACGTACCTGCCCAGCGAGTACGCCGAGGCCGGTACCTCTGTTCAGATCCAGTGTGAGGGTGAAACGTACGACGCGACTGTCCGCGACGAACCACTGTTCGATCCCGGCCGCGACAAATCATCCGGTGACCGAACGATTCCAATATAA